A window from Hymenobacter volaticus encodes these proteins:
- a CDS encoding polysaccharide biosynthesis C-terminal domain-containing protein: MLNILLIPVLGYMGCALTTLACYFMMAAICWRLGERHFPVPYPVGRLLTWLLVASGVVALGWFVSFDDYWVRHFWHLVLCAGFLGLVVLVEKPHRLLAR; encoded by the coding sequence GTGCTGAACATTTTGCTGATTCCGGTGCTCGGCTATATGGGTTGCGCCCTCACCACCCTAGCCTGCTACTTTATGATGGCCGCCATTTGTTGGCGGCTGGGTGAACGGCACTTCCCGGTACCTTACCCGGTAGGGCGCCTACTGACGTGGCTACTGGTAGCATCGGGAGTGGTGGCGCTCGGATGGTTTGTTTCCTTCGATGATTATTGGGTGCGCCACTTTTGGCATTTGGTGCTGTGCGCCGGCTTCTTGGGATTGGTAGTGCTGGTTGAAAAACCACACCGCTTGCTGGCCCGATGA
- the nusA gene encoding transcription termination factor NusA codes for MNSNVLIESFAEFARSKNIDRPTMMSILEDVFRTMIRKRYTDDANFDVILNVDKGDLEIYRNREIVDDNSEDIWDNDKIPLAEAQKIEPDFEVGEQVTEEIKLEDFGRRAVLMARQTLIQRVKDLERDNLYQTYKDQVGEIITGEVYQVWSREALILDKEENELVLPKTEQIPKDRYRKGDTVRAVVHRVEIINGTPKIILSRAAPAFLERLFELEVPEIYDGLITIKNIVREPGERAKVAVESYDDRIDPVGACVGMKGSRIHAVVRELENENIDVINYTDNLELYIARALSPAKLTSMKINEQTGRVSVFLKPDQVSLAIGRGGANIKLASRLVGMEIDVFRDAGDYDEDIALDEFSDEIESWIIAELKKIGLDTGRAVLAVSKEDIVRRTELEEEHVDELFRVIKQEFNEEEEESNQAHTPTVSDDAQ; via the coding sequence ATGAACAGCAACGTTCTGATTGAATCGTTCGCCGAGTTTGCCCGGAGCAAGAACATCGACCGTCCCACGATGATGAGCATCTTGGAGGACGTGTTCCGCACCATGATTCGCAAGAGGTACACGGACGACGCCAACTTCGACGTCATCCTGAACGTGGACAAAGGCGACTTGGAAATCTACCGCAACCGTGAAATTGTGGACGATAACTCCGAGGATATCTGGGACAACGATAAAATTCCGCTGGCAGAAGCCCAAAAGATCGAGCCCGATTTCGAGGTAGGCGAACAAGTAACCGAAGAAATCAAGCTGGAAGATTTTGGCCGTCGGGCTGTGCTTATGGCTCGTCAAACGCTGATTCAACGGGTGAAAGACCTAGAGCGCGACAATCTCTACCAGACGTATAAAGATCAGGTGGGTGAAATTATCACCGGTGAGGTATACCAAGTATGGAGCCGCGAAGCCCTGATCCTCGATAAAGAGGAAAATGAGCTCGTGCTGCCTAAAACCGAGCAGATCCCGAAGGACCGTTACCGCAAAGGCGACACTGTGCGCGCCGTTGTGCACCGTGTTGAAATCATCAACGGTACGCCCAAAATTATTCTCTCGCGCGCAGCGCCCGCTTTCTTGGAGCGCTTGTTTGAGCTGGAAGTACCTGAAATCTACGATGGCTTAATTACTATTAAGAACATCGTACGTGAGCCGGGTGAGCGGGCCAAAGTAGCCGTAGAAAGCTACGATGACCGCATTGACCCGGTAGGTGCTTGCGTGGGTATGAAAGGCTCCCGTATTCACGCCGTAGTGCGCGAATTGGAAAACGAGAACATCGATGTCATCAATTACACCGACAACCTAGAGCTGTATATCGCTCGGGCCTTGTCGCCTGCTAAATTGACTTCGATGAAAATAAACGAACAAACTGGCCGGGTATCGGTGTTCTTAAAGCCCGACCAAGTTTCGTTGGCTATCGGACGCGGTGGTGCTAATATCAAATTGGCAAGCCGCTTGGTAGGCATGGAAATCGACGTATTCCGGGATGCCGGTGATTACGACGAGGATATTGCACTTGACGAATTCTCTGACGAAATTGAATCCTGGATCATCGCCGAGCTTAAGAAAATCGGTCTTGATACAGGTCGGGCCGTATTAGCTGTAAGTAAAGAAGATATCGTGCGCCGTACCGAATTAGAAGAAGAACACGTAGATGAGCTTTTCCGCGTTATCAAACAGGAATTTAACGAGGAAGAGGAAGAAAGTAACCAAGCACATACTCCCACCGTCAGCGACGACGCGCAATGA
- a CDS encoding DUF3078 domain-containing protein, giving the protein MRTTILSFARKFLLLSLLLGLYSSAHAQNYAPYRAPTPPAAFRIAADEDTIRGWRRGGDGTLNFSQVSLSNWAPGGQSSLSLLALGNAYVYFRGENHTFAVATNLVYGLLKAGKSKVRKNDDRLELNARYARNYANKWSYAAQLNLKTQLTPTKDITKPDSLLSKFFAPAYILASVGFEYKPSDDFSLFLSPATGKFTVVNDQRLADVGAFGVKAARLDADGLPIIGSGERLREELGAYLNVRYRRSLMTNITYQTRVELFSNYFHNPQNVDVNWENLLDFKVNKFFSASVATALVYDDDVLVPLNADKQNSDFTAQGRRIQFKETLGIGLTYKF; this is encoded by the coding sequence ATGAGAACAACTATTCTCTCTTTCGCCAGAAAGTTTTTGTTATTAAGCTTGCTGTTGGGGCTTTATAGTAGTGCACACGCGCAAAATTACGCGCCTTATCGAGCCCCAACCCCACCAGCCGCTTTCCGAATTGCGGCCGATGAAGACACAATCCGTGGTTGGCGACGTGGGGGAGATGGTACACTTAATTTCAGTCAAGTTAGTTTAAGCAATTGGGCGCCTGGAGGTCAAAGCTCGCTTTCGTTGCTAGCGCTAGGCAATGCCTACGTGTACTTCCGCGGCGAAAACCACACGTTTGCGGTAGCTACCAACTTGGTGTACGGCTTGCTGAAAGCCGGCAAATCCAAAGTGCGCAAAAACGATGATCGGTTGGAGCTAAATGCCCGCTATGCTCGCAACTACGCCAACAAGTGGTCCTATGCCGCACAGTTAAACCTTAAAACGCAGCTCACGCCCACCAAAGACATAACCAAACCAGATTCGCTGTTGTCGAAATTCTTCGCGCCGGCCTACATCTTGGCTTCAGTAGGCTTTGAATACAAACCTAGCGACGACTTTTCACTGTTTTTGTCGCCAGCAACAGGCAAGTTCACGGTAGTAAACGACCAACGGCTGGCCGATGTAGGGGCTTTCGGCGTGAAAGCTGCCCGGCTTGATGCTGATGGGCTGCCCATAATTGGTAGTGGCGAACGGCTTCGTGAGGAGCTAGGTGCCTACCTGAACGTGCGCTACCGGCGGAGTTTGATGACCAACATCACGTATCAGACGCGGGTAGAACTGTTCAGCAATTACTTCCATAACCCGCAAAACGTGGATGTGAACTGGGAAAATTTGCTGGATTTCAAAGTCAACAAATTCTTTAGTGCCAGCGTTGCTACCGCACTAGTATACGATGATGATGTTTTGGTGCCTCTTAACGCCGACAAACAAAACAGCGACTTCACCGCCCAAGGCCGACGAATTCAATTCAAAGAAACGTTAGGTATAGGGCTGACTTACAAGTTTTAA
- a CDS encoding sugar phosphate nucleotidyltransferase, with protein sequence MRIIVPMAGMGKRMRPHTLTVPKPLIPVAGKPIVQRLVEDIAKVCGEPVQEVAFIIGRFGAEVEKSLVKIAESVGAKGTIHYQDEPLGTAHAILCAQSALTGPVVVAFADTLFKADFTLDTNVPGTIWVQKVEDPKPFGVVKLNEQGQITDFVEKPTEFVSDLAIIGIYYFQDGEYLRQELQYLLDNDIKDKGEFQLTNALENMKNKGTTFVPGRVTEWLDCGNKDATVYTNQRYLEYLQERGEPLVAESAKVTNSVLIPPVYIGEGVTITDSVVGPHVSLGSQSNVRSSVVSNSIVQQSATVLHANVTNSMIGNFATVASTPQDLSLGDYNTLRV encoded by the coding sequence ATGAGAATCATTGTCCCGATGGCCGGCATGGGCAAGCGCATGCGCCCCCACACGCTTACTGTTCCAAAACCTCTTATTCCGGTTGCGGGCAAACCGATTGTGCAGCGTCTGGTGGAAGACATTGCGAAAGTATGCGGTGAACCGGTGCAGGAAGTAGCCTTCATTATTGGCCGCTTCGGGGCGGAAGTAGAGAAAAGCTTGGTGAAAATTGCCGAATCGGTGGGTGCCAAGGGCACTATCCACTACCAAGACGAGCCCCTCGGCACGGCGCACGCCATCCTGTGCGCGCAGTCGGCCCTGACCGGCCCCGTAGTGGTTGCTTTTGCCGATACCTTATTCAAGGCGGACTTTACGCTCGATACTAATGTTCCCGGCACTATCTGGGTGCAGAAAGTAGAGGACCCCAAGCCGTTTGGCGTGGTGAAGCTCAACGAGCAAGGCCAGATTACCGACTTCGTGGAGAAGCCTACTGAGTTTGTTTCCGACCTCGCCATCATCGGCATCTATTACTTCCAAGACGGTGAGTACTTGCGCCAAGAGCTACAGTACCTGCTCGACAACGACATCAAGGACAAAGGCGAGTTTCAGCTCACCAACGCCCTCGAAAACATGAAGAACAAGGGCACAACCTTCGTGCCCGGCCGCGTGACCGAATGGTTGGACTGCGGCAATAAAGACGCTACCGTTTACACCAACCAGCGCTACCTAGAGTACTTGCAGGAGCGCGGAGAACCGCTAGTAGCTGAATCTGCGAAAGTGACAAACTCTGTGCTGATTCCGCCGGTTTATATCGGTGAGGGCGTTACTATTACCGATTCGGTGGTAGGCCCGCACGTATCTCTCGGCAGTCAAAGCAACGTTCGGAGCTCAGTGGTGTCCAATTCTATTGTGCAGCAGTCGGCAACGGTATTGCACGCCAACGTAACCAATTCCATGATTGGCAACTTTGCCACCGTGGCTAGTACTCCCCAAGACCTAAGCTTGGGCGACTACAACACGTTGCGCGTATGA
- the infB gene encoding translation initiation factor IF-2 has translation MAEAATKRLSQAAKDLNVGMNTLVETLAKKGFQIENKPTTKLSSDQVALLDKEFASSAQDKAEAFKLSQAKRQSELDAAALARPAEPVAPKAPVAPAPAPKPVEPPKPAPVPVAAPVATAPVVAPAPSRPAPVEEAPKVPGLKVLGRIELDSKGRPVPPRPAPAPSPAPVSTPPLAPAPVAAPVAEVKTPPAPVVENKPVPAPTPAPVPAPAPTAPVVSAPVAPAPPAAPVAPTPSRPVAPAPVVAATPAPSPAPKPAPAPAPTPAAPVVAAAPAPTPPVAPETPATPAPVEEVGIITARADQLKGLTVLGKIELPVDSSRRGGGNAGRGPRPVASSDVRKSGLSADAKKRQRQRIPGQTGAPQTGQGQGQGQGQGQGGQRPEQGQNPGYQGNRPTGTGPRGNNSSNNTNQRPLNNAPRVTGTGQAAQRQAPAVPLTPEQNEKQIQEQIKATLAKLSGGRGGNQNNRAKYRRDKRAGVAEDREAQRAQNELDAKTLKVTEFISANDLASLMDVSVNEVIKVCLNMGMFVSINQRLDAEAITVIADEFGYDVEFLSAEEEDTVIEIEDNDEDLQPRAPIVTIMGHVDHGKTSLLDYIRSASVAKGEAGGITQHIGAYDVLTKSGKRVTFLDTPGHEAFTAMRARGAKITDIAIIVVAADDSVMPQTKEAINHAQAAGVPIVIALNKIDKPGANPDKVREELSAINVLVEEWGGKYQSQEVSAKTGLGIDDLLEKVLLEAEILELKANPDRSAVGAVIEASLDKGRGYVTTILVQTGTMKVGDVVLAGPHYGRVKAMTDHRGKKMKQAGPATPVQVLGLTGAPQAGDKIQVMETEREARELATQRQQLSREQTMRTKKHITLDEIGRRLALASFKELNIIVKGDVDGSVEALADSLLKLSTPEVSVNILSKGVGAISESDVLLASASDAIIIGFQVRPSQSARKLAEQEQIDIRLYSIIYNAINEVKDAMEGMLAPTVQEVVVANAEIRQVFNITKVGSIGGCMVTEGTFTRKTKVRLVRDGIVVYSGEIQDLKRYKDDVSEVRQGYECGISLKGFNDLQEGDNIEGFEEKEVKRTL, from the coding sequence ATGGCGGAAGCAGCAACCAAACGGCTTAGTCAGGCAGCCAAAGACCTGAACGTTGGGATGAACACCTTGGTGGAAACCCTAGCGAAAAAAGGATTTCAGATAGAAAACAAGCCCACAACCAAGCTGAGCTCAGATCAGGTTGCGTTGCTGGACAAGGAATTCGCGTCTTCAGCCCAAGACAAAGCCGAAGCCTTTAAGCTCAGCCAGGCTAAGCGCCAGAGCGAGCTAGATGCTGCTGCTCTCGCCCGGCCTGCCGAGCCTGTAGCTCCTAAGGCACCAGTGGCTCCTGCGCCCGCTCCTAAGCCAGTTGAGCCTCCAAAGCCTGCTCCTGTGCCCGTAGCCGCTCCGGTAGCTACGGCGCCTGTTGTGGCGCCTGCTCCTAGCAGGCCAGCGCCAGTAGAGGAAGCACCTAAAGTGCCTGGCTTGAAAGTATTAGGCAGGATTGAGCTAGACTCGAAAGGTCGCCCTGTTCCTCCGCGTCCTGCGCCTGCTCCGTCTCCAGCCCCAGTTTCCACTCCTCCCCTGGCACCGGCCCCAGTTGCTGCGCCAGTGGCAGAAGTGAAAACACCTCCAGCACCGGTTGTTGAGAACAAGCCAGTTCCCGCGCCAACGCCAGCACCGGTTCCAGCTCCTGCACCAACGGCACCTGTAGTTTCAGCGCCAGTTGCGCCAGCACCACCTGCTGCGCCTGTAGCGCCAACCCCAAGCCGCCCAGTTGCGCCAGCACCAGTAGTTGCAGCAACTCCGGCTCCGTCTCCAGCGCCTAAACCTGCACCAGCTCCAGCACCTACTCCAGCGGCGCCCGTAGTTGCTGCTGCGCCAGCACCCACTCCGCCTGTTGCTCCTGAAACGCCAGCTACTCCGGCTCCTGTTGAAGAAGTAGGCATTATCACGGCCAGAGCAGACCAGTTGAAGGGTCTGACCGTGTTGGGTAAAATCGAACTTCCGGTTGATTCGTCGCGGCGAGGTGGTGGCAATGCCGGCCGTGGTCCACGGCCGGTAGCTTCATCTGATGTACGCAAGAGCGGATTGAGCGCAGATGCGAAGAAGCGTCAGCGCCAACGTATTCCGGGTCAGACAGGAGCTCCTCAAACCGGTCAAGGCCAAGGCCAAGGCCAGGGTCAAGGACAAGGAGGCCAACGCCCCGAACAAGGACAAAACCCGGGCTACCAGGGCAACCGTCCTACGGGTACTGGCCCACGTGGCAACAACAGTAGCAACAATACCAACCAGCGGCCACTTAACAATGCGCCCCGGGTTACAGGTACTGGCCAAGCAGCACAGCGTCAAGCACCAGCTGTACCGCTCACTCCCGAGCAAAATGAAAAGCAAATCCAGGAGCAAATCAAGGCTACGCTGGCTAAACTCAGTGGTGGCCGTGGGGGCAACCAGAACAACCGTGCTAAGTATCGGCGTGACAAGCGTGCTGGTGTAGCGGAAGACCGTGAAGCCCAACGCGCCCAAAACGAGCTGGATGCCAAGACGCTGAAAGTAACCGAATTTATTTCGGCCAATGACTTGGCTTCGCTGATGGACGTGTCGGTCAACGAGGTTATCAAGGTGTGCTTGAACATGGGCATGTTCGTGTCCATCAACCAGCGCCTCGACGCAGAAGCCATCACGGTTATTGCCGACGAATTTGGTTACGACGTAGAATTCCTGAGTGCAGAGGAAGAGGATACGGTTATCGAGATTGAAGACAACGACGAAGATCTGCAGCCCCGTGCTCCTATTGTGACCATTATGGGTCACGTTGACCACGGTAAGACGTCGTTGCTTGACTACATCCGGAGCGCCAGCGTAGCCAAAGGCGAAGCCGGTGGTATCACGCAGCACATTGGTGCCTACGATGTGCTGACCAAATCGGGCAAGCGTGTCACCTTCCTTGACACTCCAGGTCACGAAGCGTTTACCGCAATGCGTGCCCGCGGTGCCAAGATCACCGATATTGCCATCATCGTGGTAGCAGCCGACGACTCGGTTATGCCACAGACGAAGGAAGCAATCAATCACGCACAGGCAGCTGGCGTACCGATTGTTATTGCACTTAACAAAATCGACAAGCCGGGTGCTAACCCTGACAAAGTCCGTGAAGAGCTATCTGCTATCAACGTTCTTGTAGAAGAATGGGGTGGCAAATATCAATCGCAGGAAGTGTCGGCCAAAACAGGTCTTGGTATCGATGATCTGTTGGAAAAGGTGCTGCTAGAAGCCGAAATTTTGGAGCTGAAGGCCAACCCAGATCGTAGTGCAGTAGGTGCCGTTATTGAAGCTTCGTTGGACAAAGGCCGCGGCTATGTAACTACCATCCTGGTACAGACTGGTACCATGAAAGTAGGTGACGTGGTACTGGCAGGTCCGCACTACGGCCGCGTAAAGGCTATGACCGACCACCGCGGCAAAAAGATGAAGCAAGCTGGGCCGGCTACACCGGTACAGGTACTTGGTCTGACAGGTGCTCCTCAAGCCGGCGACAAGATTCAGGTGATGGAAACCGAGCGTGAAGCGCGGGAACTAGCCACCCAGCGTCAGCAGCTGTCGCGTGAGCAAACCATGCGTACCAAGAAGCACATCACGCTCGATGAGATTGGTCGTCGTTTGGCACTGGCTTCGTTTAAAGAGCTCAACATCATCGTGAAAGGTGACGTGGATGGTTCGGTGGAAGCACTGGCCGACTCTTTGCTGAAGCTGAGCACGCCGGAAGTTTCGGTGAACATCCTTAGCAAAGGCGTGGGTGCCATCTCGGAATCCGACGTATTGCTGGCATCGGCCTCCGACGCCATCATCATTGGTTTCCAGGTGCGGCCTTCGCAGAGTGCCCGTAAATTGGCTGAGCAAGAGCAGATCGATATCCGTCTCTACTCTATCATCTACAATGCTATCAACGAGGTGAAGGATGCTATGGAAGGCATGCTAGCCCCAACGGTGCAGGAAGTGGTAGTGGCCAACGCCGAAATTCGTCAGGTGTTCAACATTACCAAAGTAGGCTCCATTGGTGGCTGCATGGTGACGGAAGGAACTTTCACTCGCAAAACCAAAGTGCGGCTTGTACGCGACGGTATTGTGGTGTACTCAGGCGAAATCCAAGACCTCAAGCGTTACAAAGACGATGTGTCGGAAGTACGCCAAGGCTACGAGTGTGGTATTTCTCTGAAAGGCTTCAATGACCTGCAAGAGGGAGACAACATCGAAGGCTTCGAAGAAAAAGAAGTGAAGCGTACATTGTAG
- a CDS encoding lipopolysaccharide biosynthesis protein: MSSIAKRLASQTAVYGISSIVGRVLTYLLVPVYTGRFAAAEYGIVTALYACVSFLNVLFTYGLETTFFRFASRPGTDRQLLYSRVLSLLIVSSIVFSGLLAWQAGALLRLLKLPSGQERYAVWLALILGLDAVAAIPFARLRLENKAQKFAAIRMANIVLNVALNLFFIIVCPDIMAGEYLTVLQPLIARIYDPSIGVGYVFLSNLAASAFTLLLLARELAAFRFNIDVASIRPMLVYAYPIMLMGLAGMVNETLDRILLPAWLPEGFYPGKSSETVAGIYGACYKLSIFMSLVIQAFRYSAEPFFFSQSTEKNSPATFALVLKWFTLCCAFIFVFISVNLEDFAKHFLRSAEYREGIAVVPVLLLANLFLGVYWNLSVWFKLTDKTYYGTYIGGPAPYSPSC; this comes from the coding sequence ATGAGTTCAATTGCCAAGCGTCTTGCTTCGCAGACGGCCGTGTACGGTATCAGCAGCATTGTGGGGCGCGTGCTGACTTACCTGCTGGTGCCAGTGTATACCGGACGGTTCGCCGCGGCCGAGTACGGTATTGTGACGGCCCTGTACGCCTGCGTTTCATTTCTGAACGTGCTGTTCACTTACGGGCTCGAAACAACCTTTTTCCGCTTTGCTTCCCGCCCCGGCACCGACCGCCAACTACTATACAGCCGGGTGCTGAGCTTGCTAATCGTGAGCAGCATTGTGTTTTCGGGGCTGCTGGCGTGGCAGGCAGGCGCGTTGCTGCGGCTGCTAAAGCTGCCGTCAGGACAAGAGCGGTATGCAGTTTGGCTGGCGCTTATTCTAGGTCTCGATGCGGTGGCGGCTATTCCGTTTGCGCGGCTGCGCCTAGAGAACAAGGCCCAGAAGTTTGCAGCTATTCGCATGGCTAATATCGTGCTGAACGTAGCCTTAAATCTGTTCTTCATCATCGTGTGCCCCGATATCATGGCGGGCGAATACCTGACTGTACTTCAGCCCCTGATAGCGCGCATCTATGACCCAAGCATTGGGGTTGGCTACGTGTTTTTGTCGAACCTAGCTGCTAGTGCGTTCACATTGCTACTCCTGGCGCGCGAACTAGCCGCCTTCCGCTTCAACATTGACGTAGCAAGCATCCGGCCGATGCTGGTATATGCCTATCCTATTATGTTGATGGGACTGGCCGGCATGGTAAACGAAACGCTCGACCGGATTTTGCTGCCGGCCTGGCTACCGGAGGGATTTTACCCGGGCAAGAGCAGCGAGACGGTAGCGGGTATCTACGGGGCGTGCTATAAGCTGAGCATTTTCATGAGCCTTGTTATTCAGGCCTTCCGTTACTCTGCCGAGCCGTTCTTCTTCTCGCAGAGCACCGAAAAGAACTCTCCGGCTACGTTTGCCTTGGTTTTGAAGTGGTTCACACTCTGCTGCGCTTTTATTTTCGTCTTTATCAGCGTCAACCTCGAAGACTTTGCCAAACATTTTTTGCGCAGTGCCGAATACCGCGAAGGCATTGCAGTAGTGCCCGTATTGCTGCTAGCCAACTTATTTTTGGGTGTGTACTGGAATCTGTCGGTGTGGTTTAAGCTTACCGACAAAACCTATTACGGCACCTACATTGGGGGGCCGGCGCCGTACTCACCATCGTGCTGA
- the mscL gene encoding large conductance mechanosensitive channel protein MscL: protein MGFVSEFKEFISKGNVLDLAVGVIIGASFGKIVTSLTDDILMPILSFLTGGKDFTDWFIALDGSSYNTLKAAKDAGAATVNFGLFLTAVIDFLLIAFAIFWIVKLANRFKKPVEVVVAEPAPTKDQALLIEIRDALRSRT, encoded by the coding sequence ATGGGGTTTGTTTCCGAATTCAAAGAGTTTATTTCCAAAGGAAATGTGCTCGATCTGGCAGTAGGCGTTATTATCGGAGCTTCGTTTGGCAAGATTGTAACTTCGCTTACCGATGACATCTTGATGCCCATATTAAGCTTCTTAACTGGCGGAAAAGATTTCACCGATTGGTTTATCGCCCTTGATGGTAGCAGCTACAATACGCTGAAGGCCGCGAAGGATGCTGGTGCTGCCACCGTGAATTTTGGCTTGTTCTTGACTGCTGTCATTGATTTCCTTCTCATTGCTTTTGCAATTTTCTGGATTGTTAAACTTGCGAATCGTTTTAAGAAGCCCGTGGAAGTAGTAGTAGCTGAACCAGCGCCTACCAAAGACCAAGCGCTACTAATAGAAATCCGGGATGCGCTACGTAGTCGTACCTAG
- a CDS encoding tetratricopeptide repeat protein translates to MREAKPNKPGKLSRKERKELARRAELEEASQQRQLSDRDRGMSESFFVDGVKYVLLEDYNKALERLLKAYALNPTNAAISYKIAETNLLSGNLKDATNFAQAAVKLEPKNAYYYLLLAQIYASQKQYDQATKVYAQLIQDVPDSGYYLFNLADLYLAQGKLTEALATLERAEKQFGALDEVSFKKQQIYLKQNNLDKALQEGEVLIKANPDEIRYVLAQAEMYAANNRLPDALRVAQQALRTDPENPQAHMIMADVYRQQGNAAESEKQIKLAFESPGLDIDDKVRVLVDFIKQLPNPKLEQTALDLAAITIRVHPKDAKAYSVAGDIQTLANRKKDARDNYLQAIKYDNSRYQIWQQVVLIDAELNQTDSLLTHSERALELFPNQAPLWFYNGVGYMLKKQPTKGVKSLEYGRKLATDNPELLAQFDTQLGDAYHELKDYKKSDAAYEAALTFDANNAQALNNYSYFLSIRGEKLDRAKEMAGKLVKQFPENDTYLDTYAWVLYKQKDYAGARQSLEKALQTSKDGTVIEHYGDVLYQLGEKDKAHAEWLRAKKNGGTSELIDRKIKDKKLYE, encoded by the coding sequence GTGCGGGAGGCCAAGCCAAATAAACCTGGCAAGCTCAGCCGCAAAGAGCGGAAAGAGCTAGCCCGTCGCGCTGAGCTAGAAGAGGCCAGCCAGCAGCGGCAGCTGTCCGATAGGGACAGAGGCATGAGTGAGTCTTTCTTCGTAGACGGCGTGAAGTACGTGCTGCTCGAAGATTATAATAAAGCGCTGGAAAGGCTGCTGAAGGCGTACGCACTCAACCCGACCAACGCCGCCATTAGTTACAAAATAGCGGAAACCAATCTGCTTAGCGGAAACCTCAAGGATGCCACCAACTTTGCGCAGGCAGCCGTAAAGCTCGAACCCAAAAACGCTTACTATTACCTGCTCCTGGCCCAGATCTATGCTTCGCAGAAGCAGTATGATCAAGCCACGAAAGTGTACGCCCAGTTGATCCAAGACGTGCCCGACTCGGGGTACTATCTCTTCAACTTGGCTGATCTGTACTTGGCGCAGGGCAAGCTAACTGAGGCGCTGGCAACGCTAGAGCGGGCCGAAAAGCAATTCGGAGCGCTCGATGAGGTATCGTTTAAGAAGCAGCAGATCTACCTCAAGCAGAATAACTTAGACAAAGCTCTACAGGAAGGCGAAGTCTTGATCAAAGCCAACCCCGACGAAATTCGGTACGTGCTGGCCCAAGCCGAAATGTACGCCGCCAACAACCGCCTACCGGATGCTCTGCGGGTGGCGCAACAGGCACTACGCACCGACCCCGAGAATCCGCAGGCGCACATGATCATGGCCGACGTGTACCGTCAGCAAGGCAACGCGGCAGAGTCGGAAAAGCAAATCAAGCTCGCCTTTGAAAGCCCCGGCCTCGACATCGACGACAAAGTGCGCGTGCTAGTGGACTTCATCAAGCAACTGCCGAATCCCAAGTTAGAGCAAACTGCTTTGGATTTGGCCGCTATTACCATCCGGGTGCATCCGAAAGACGCCAAAGCCTACTCCGTAGCCGGCGACATTCAGACGCTGGCAAACCGCAAGAAGGACGCCCGGGATAATTATTTACAGGCTATCAAATACGATAACAGCCGCTACCAGATCTGGCAGCAGGTGGTACTCATTGATGCCGAACTCAACCAAACGGACTCCCTACTCACGCACTCTGAGCGGGCGCTAGAACTGTTTCCCAACCAAGCGCCGCTCTGGTTCTACAACGGCGTGGGCTACATGCTGAAAAAGCAGCCCACCAAAGGAGTGAAGTCGTTGGAGTATGGCCGTAAGCTAGCCACCGACAACCCTGAGCTACTGGCCCAGTTCGATACCCAGCTTGGCGACGCCTACCATGAATTGAAGGACTACAAAAAGTCGGACGCTGCCTACGAAGCCGCGTTAACCTTTGATGCCAACAATGCCCAGGCGCTCAACAACTACAGCTACTTCCTCTCAATAAGAGGTGAGAAGCTGGACCGGGCCAAGGAAATGGCGGGCAAGTTGGTGAAGCAATTTCCTGAAAACGACACCTACCTCGACACTTATGCTTGGGTGCTTTACAAGCAAAAAGACTACGCGGGTGCCCGCCAGAGTTTGGAAAAAGCGTTGCAAACTAGCAAGGATGGCACCGTAATCGAGCACTACGGCGACGTGCTTTATCAGCTCGGCGAGAAAGACAAGGCGCACGCTGAATGGTTACGCGCCAAGAAAAACGGCGGAACATCAGAGCTGATCGACCGCAAGATCAAAGACAAGAAACTGTATGAGTAA